One part of the Symphalangus syndactylus isolate Jambi chromosome 1, NHGRI_mSymSyn1-v2.1_pri, whole genome shotgun sequence genome encodes these proteins:
- the LOC129492061 gene encoding WW domain-binding protein 11 — protein sequence MLPLFILPEKLFSISKAGFNASLAASLDSRTPKLSPPPARLLRERAATAAIPEHKRPELPPLRNPGRLAPPHLLSAPPRPAPPAAGLLTAPPVLPEAPPLTPPRPVSVPPRLQPRPVLSPPRLRLPARVAVSHPPRAARPELAQRILGRGDITAWGRGRCSGYGATERTRRPRVPVLRSAVAPTSVRRFLRAGVSGPCGARGPRAAEETELGQRLPERGGRRGGLAEPPREPGPPCRTVFWNSPPPPTLGPSAALSPRRDMPELSDSNVHH from the exons ATGCTTCCCCTATTTATACTGCCTGAGAAATTGTTTTCCATCAGTAAAGCTG GTTTTAACGCCAGCCTGGCAGCGTCTTTAGACTCTCGCACTCCCAAATTGTCCCCTCCTCCAGCTCGACTCCTCCGGGAGCGCGCGGCCACCGCTGCAATCCCAGAACACAAACGCCCAGAGCTTCCTCCGCTTAGAAACCCGGGGCGCTTGGCCCCGCCTCACCTGCTgtcggccccgccccgccccgccccgccagcCGCCGGCTTGCTCACGGCTCCTCCCGTCCTCCCCGAAGCCCCGCCTCTGACCCCGCCCCGTCCTGTCTCCGTCCC GCCCCGCCTTCAACCCCGCCCCGTCCTGTCTCCGCCCCGCCTCCGCTTACCGGCCCGCGTCGCCGTCTCTCACCCTCCCCGGGCTGCGCGGCCGGAGCTGGCACAGAGGATCCTCGGCCGCGGCGACATCACCGCCTGGGGACGCGGGCGCTGCTCTGGATACGGCGCCACCGAGAGAACCCGCCGCCCGCGGGTCCCTGTCCTGCGGTCCGCGGTTGCCCCCACGAGCGTCCGGCGTTTCCTGAGGGCGGGCGTGTCCGGGCCGTGCGGGGCGCGGGGACCGAGGGCGGCTGAGGAGACCGAGCTGGGGCAGCGCCTGCCGGAGCGCGGGGGACGACGCGGGGGTCTTGCGGAGCCCCCGCGGGAGCCTGGCCCACCGTGCAGAACAGTTTTCTGGAACTCTCCACCTCCGCCTACCTTGGGGCCCAGTGCGGCGCTGAGCCCCCGTCGGGATATGCCTGAG
- the DSEL gene encoding dermatan-sulfate epimerase-like protein codes for MPKGGAPPWIMALMFTGHLLFLALLMFAFSTFEESVSNYSEWAVFTDDIDQFKTQKVQDFRPNQKLKKSMLHPSLYFDAGEIQAMRQKSRTSHLHLFRAIRSAVTVMLSNPTYYLPPPKHADFAAKWNEIYGNNLPPLALYCLLCPEDKVAFEFVLEYMDRMVGYKDWLVENAPGDEVPIGHSLTGFATAFDFLCNLLDNHRRQKYLEKIWVITEEMYEYSKVRSWGKQLLHNHQATNMIALLTGALVTGVDKGSKANIWKQAVVDVMEKTMFLLNHIVDGSLDEGVAYGSYTAKSITQYVFLAQRHFNINNLDNNWLKMHFWFYYATLLPGFQRTVGIADSNYNWFYGPESQLVFLDKFILKNGAGNWLAQQIRKHRPKDGPMVPSTAQRWSTLHTEYIWYDPQLTPQPPADYGTAKIHTFPNWGVVTYGAGLPNTQTNTFVSFKSGKLGGRAVYDIVHFQPYSWIDGWRSFNPGHEHPDQNSFTFAPNGQVFVSEALYGPKLSHLNNVLVFAPSPSSQCNKPWEGQLGECAQWLKWTGEEVGDAAGEIITASQHGEMIFVSGEAVSAYSSAMRLKSVYRALLLLNSQTLLVVDHIERQEDSPINSVSAFFHNLDIDFKYIPYKFMNRYNGAMMDVWDAHYKMFWFDHHGSSPMASIQEAEQAAEFKKRWTQFVNVTFQMESTITRIAYVFYGPYINVSSCRFIDSSNSGLQISLNVNNTEHVVSIVTDYHNLKTRFNYLGFGGFASVADQGQITRFGLGTQAIVKPVRHDRIIFPFGFKFNIAVGLILCISLVILTFQWRFYLSFRKLMRWILILVIALWFIELLDVWSTCSQPICAKWTRTEAEGSKKSLSSEGHHVDLPDVVITSLPGSGAEILKQLFFNSSDFLYIRVPTAYIDIPETELEIDSFVDACEWKVSDIRSGHFRLLRGWLQSLVQDTKLHLQNIHLHEPNRGKLAQYFAMNKDKKRKFKRRESLPEQRSQMKGAFDRDAEYIRALRRHLVYYPSARPVLSLSSGSWTLKLHFFQEVLGASMRALYIVRDPRAWIYSMLYNSKPSLYSLKNVPEHLAKLFKIERGKGKCNLNSGYAFEYEPLRKELSKSKSNAVSLLSHLWLANTAAALRINTDLLPTSYQLVKFEDIVHFPQKTTERIFAFLGIPLSPASLNQILFATSTNLFYLPYEGEISPTNTNVWKQNLPRDEIKLIENICWTLMDRLGYPKFMD; via the coding sequence ATGCCTAAGGGAGGAGCTCCCCCATGGATCATGGCGTTAATGTTTACAGGACATTTACTATTCTTAGCATTATTGATGTTTGCTTTCTCTACTTTTGAGGAATCTGTGAGCAATTACTCTGAATGGGCAGTTTTCACAGATGATATAGATCAGTTTAAAACACAGAAAGTGCAAGATTTCAGACCCAACCAAAAGCTGAAGAAAAGTATGCTTCATCCAAGTTTATATTTTGATGCTGGAGAAATCCAAGCAATGAGACAAAAGTCTCGCACAAGCCATTTGCATCTTTTTAGAGCTATCAGAAGTGCAGTGACAGTTATGCTGTCCAACCCAACATACTACCTACCTCCACCAAAGCATGCTGATTTTGCTGCCAAGTGGAATGAAATTTATGGTAACAATCTGCCTCCTTTAGCATTGTACTGTTTGTTATGCCCAGAAGACAAAGTTGCCTTTGAATTTGTCTTGGAATATATGGACAGGATGGTTGGCTACAAAGACTGGCTAGTTGAGAATGCACCAGGAGATGAGGTTCCAATTGGCCATTCCTTAACAGGTTTTGCCACTGCCTTTGACTTTTTATGTAACTTATTAGAtaatcatcgaagacaaaaataCCTGGAAAAAATATGGGTTATTACTGAGGAAATGTATGAGTATTCCAAGGTCCGCTCATGGGGCAAACAGCTTCTCCATAACCACCAAGCCACTAATATGATAGCATTACTCACAGGGGCCTTGGTGACTGGAGTAGATAAAGGATCTAAAGCAAATATATGGAAACAGGCTGTAGTGGATGTCATGGAAAAGACAATGTTTCTATTGAATCATATTGTTGATGGTTCTTTGGATGAAGGTGTGGCCTATGGAAGCTACACAGCTAAATCCATCACACAGTATGTTTTTCTGGCCCAGCGCCATTTTAATATCAACAACTTGGATAATAACTGGTTAAAGATGCACTTTTGGTTCTATTATGCCACCCTTTTACCTGGCTTCCAAAGAACTGTGGGTATAGCAGATTCCAATTATAATTGGTTTTATGGTCCAGAGAGCCAGCTAGTTTTCTTAGATAAGTTCATCTTAAAGAATGGGGCTGGAAATTGGTTAGCTCAGCAAATTAGAAAGCACCGACCTAAAGATGGACCGATGGTTCCTTCAACTGCCCAAAGGTGGAGTACTCTTCACACTGAATACATCTGGTATGATCCCCAGCTCACACCACAGCCTCCTGCTGATTATGGTACTGCAAAAATACACACATTCCCTAACTGGGGTGTGGTTACTTATGGGGCTGGGTTGCCAAACACACAGACCAATACCTTTGTGTCTTTTAAATCTGGGAAGCTGGGGGGACGAGCTGTGTATGACATAGTTCATTTTCAGCCATATTCCTGGATTGATGGGTGGAGAAGTTTTAACCCAGGACATGAGCATCCAGATCAGAACTCATTTACTTTTGCCCCCAATGGACAAGTATTTGTTTCTGAAGCTCTCTATGGACCCAAGTTGAGCCACCTTAACAATGTATTGGTGTTTGCTCCATCACCCTCAAGCCAGTGTAATAAGCCCTGGGAAGGTCAACTGGGAGAATGTGCACAGTGGCTTAAGTGGACTGGCGAGGAGGTTGGTGATGCAGCTGGGGAAATCATCACTGCCTCTCAACATGGGGAAATGATATTTGTGAGTGGGGAAGCCGTGTCTGCTTATTCTTCAGCTATGAGACTGAAAAGTGTATATCGTGCTTTGCTTCTCTTAAATTCCCAAACTCTGCTAGTTGTTGATCATATTGAGAGGCAAGAAGATTCCCCAATAAATTCTGTCAGTGCCTTCTTTCATAATTTGGatattgattttaaatatatccCATATAAGTTTATGAATAGGTATAATGGTGCCATGATGGATGTGTGGGATGCACACTACAAAATGTTTTGGTTTGATCATCATGGCAGTAGTCCCATGGCCAGTATACAGGAAGCAGAGCAAGCTGCTGAATTTAAAAAACGATGGACTCAATTTGTTAATGTTACTTTTCAGATGGAATCCACAATCACAAGAATTGCATATGTCTTTTATGGGCCATATATCAATGTCTCCAGCTGCCGATTTATTGATAGTTCCAATTCTGGACTTCAGATTTCTCTCAATGTCAATAATACTGAACATGTTGTTTCTATTGTAACTGATTACCATAACCTGAAGACAAGATTCAATTATCTGGGATTCGGTGGCTTTGCCAGTGTGGCTGATCAAGGCCAAATAACCCGATTTGGTTTGGGCACTCAAGCAATAGTAAAGCCTGTAAGACATGATAGGATTATTTTCCCCTTtggatttaaatttaatatagcaGTTGGATTAATTTTGTGCATTAGCTTGGTGATTTTAACTTTCCAATGGCGTTTTTACCTTTCTTTTAGAAAACTAATGCGATGGATATTAATACTTGTTATTGCCTTGTGGTTTATTGAGCTTTTGGATGTGTGGAGCACTTGTAGTCAGCCCATTTGTGCAAAATGGACAAGGACAGAGGCTGAGGGAAGCAAGAAGTCTTTGTCTTCTGAAGGGCACCACGTGGATCTTCCTGATGTTGTCATTACCTCACTTCCTGGTTCAGGAGCTGAAATTCTCAAACAACTTTTTTTCAACAGTAGTGATTTTCTCTACATCAGGGTTCCTACGGCCTACATTGATATTCCTGAAACTGAGTTGGAAATCGACTCATTTGTAGATGCTTGTGAATGGAAGGTGTCAGATATCCGCAGTGGGCATTTTCGTTTACTCCGAGGCTGGTTGCAGTCTTTAGTCCAGGACAcaaaattacatttgcaaaacATCCATCTGCATGAACCCAATAGGGGTAAACTGGCCCAATATTTTGCAATGAAtaaggacaaaaaaagaaaatttaaaaggagaGAGTCTTTGCCAGAACAAAGAAGTCAAATGAAAGGCGCCTTTGATAGAGATGCTGAATATATTAGGGCTTTGAGGAGACACCTGGTTTACTACCCAAGTGCACGTCCTGTGCTCAGTTTAAGCAGTGGAAGCTGGACATTAAAGCTTCATTTTTTTCAGGAAGTTTTAGGAGCTTCGATGAGGGCATTGTATATAGTAAGAGACCCTCGGGCATGGATTTATTCAATGTTGTACAATAGTAAACCAAGTCTTTATTCTTTGAAGAATGTACCAGAGCATTTagcaaaattgtttaaaatagagAGAGGTAAAGGCAAATGTAACTTAAATTCGGGTTATGCTTTTGAGTATGAACCATTGAGGAAAGAATTATCAAAATCCAAATCAAATGCAGTGTCCCTGTTGTCTCACTTGTGGCTAGCAAATACAGCAGCAGCCTTGAGAATAAATACAGATTTGCTGCCTACTAGCTACCAGCTGGTCAAGTTTGAAGATATTGTGCATTTCCCTCAGAAAACTACTGAAAGGATTTTTGCCTTTCTTGGAATTCCTTTGTCTCCTGCTAGTTTAAACCAAATATTATTTGCCACCTCTACAAACCTTTTCTACCTTCCCTATGAAGGGGAAATATCACCAACTAATACTAATGTTTGGAAACAGAACTTGCCTAGAGATGAAATTAAACTAATTGAAAACATCTGCTGGACTCTGATGGATCGCCTAGGATATCCAAAGTTTATGGACTAA